The following coding sequences lie in one Apium graveolens cultivar Ventura chromosome 3, ASM990537v1, whole genome shotgun sequence genomic window:
- the LOC141714548 gene encoding uncharacterized protein LOC141714548 — translation MRHPADSPSWRNIDYRWAAFGSDARNIRLALSTEGINPNTNGLTNRYSCWPIVLVTYNLPPWLCMKRKFMMLTILVSGPHEPGNDVDIYLQPLIDDLKKLWEEGEPNVYDAYTKSYFTLKAILLWTINDFPVYGNLSGCVNKGYMCCPVCADDTVANKVVDVSKLDKLQSDVIVTLCELEKIFPASFFDIMINLIVHLVRELRLCGPVFYRWMYAFERFNKVLKSYVRNLYYPEGCIAECYLGEESVEFCQEFVKQACTTAGLRKDEGKLSGPLSVVTMKSIEEKERDEAHLHVLLNNIEVQPYILMYKEHLEGIHQGKKKSVHWLLREHNRLFADWFLEKVSSEMEENPGGVSETIRWIARKPSFSVLTYETYLVYGVRYFTKERDDNDKGIKVDDLGFTLVDLSRQGHKRDKYVSMDQVKQVYYIEDPVDAKWSVVLTSTTRDYQDMYNDDDLGDTTMENPPFCCQIPICDVDEDVEKNIRGNIKGTWVKK, via the exons ATGCGGCATCCAGCTGACTCTCCTTCTTGGAGAAATATCGACTATAGGTGGGCTGCCTTCGGTAGTGATGCACGAAATATTCGTTTGGCATTGTCTACAGAAGGTATAAACCCAAATACTAACGGTCTAACCAATAGATACTCTTGTTGGCCAATAGTATTAGTGACTTATAATCTTCCTCCGTGGTTATGTATGAAGAGGAAATTTATGATGCTAACAATTTTAGTTTCTGGTCCACATGAGCCTGGCAATGACGTTGACATATATTTACAGCCTTTAATCGATGATTTAAAGAAGTTGTGGGAAGAAGGTGAACCAAATGTTTATGATGCATACACCAAGTCATATTTCACTTTAAAAGCAATTTTATTGTGGACAATAAATGACTTTCCTGTATATGGAAATTTGTCCGGATGCGTTAATAAAGGTTATATGTGTTGTCCAGTATGCGCTGATGATACAGTTGCCAA CAAAGTTGTAGATGTATCGAAACTAGATAAATTGCAATCAGATGTAATAGTAACTTTGTGTGAGTTGGAAAAAATCTTTCCTGCATCATTTTTTGATATAATGATAAATCTCATAGTGCACTTGGTTCGGGAATTACGGTTATGTGGGCCGGTATTTTATAGATGGATGTATGCATTTGAGAGGTTTAATAAGGTGTTGAAGAGTTACGTACGCAACCTTTATTACCCCGAAGGCTGTATAGCTGAATGTTATCTGGGAGAAGAATCAGTAGAATTCTGCCAAGAGTTTGTCAAGCAAGCTTGCACCACTGCTGGTCTTCGTAAAGATGAAGGCAAGTTAAGTGGTCCATTATCTGTTGTGACAATGAAATCAATCGAAGAAAAAGAGCGAGATGAAGCTCATTTACATGTTCTTCTAAACAACATTGAAGTACAACCATATATTTT AATGTATAAGGAGCATCTAGAGGGAATCCATCAAGGAAAAAAGAAAAGTGTTCATTGGCTCTTGAGAGAGCACAATCGCCTTTTTGCCGATTGGTTTCTAGAAAAA GTTAGTAGTGAAATGGAGGAGAATCCTGGAGGAGTTTCAGAGACAATAAGATGGATAGCCAGAAAACCATCATTTTCAGTTTTAACTTACGAAACTTATCTAGTCTACGGGGTCCGATACTTTACAAAAGAACGAGACG ATAATGACAAGGGAATTAAGGTGGATGATCTTGGGTTCACACTTGTCGATCTAAGTCGACAAGGCCACAAGAGAGATAAATATGTGTCTATGGATCAAGTAAAgcaagtttattatattgaagaTCCGGTGGATGCCAAGTGGTCCGTTGTATTAACCTCTACAACTCGAGACTACCAAGATATGTATAACGACGATGATTTAGGAGACACAACCATGGAAAATCCCCCATTCTGCTGCCAAATTCCTATATGTGATGTCGatgaagatgttgaaaaaaaTATTAGAGGAAATATTAAGGGCACTTGGGTTAAGAAGTGA